The genomic DNA CAAAAACACCTGGATATGACGCATGCGCATGTCTCCGCGCAGATCGTGGATGCGGGCCTGGAAGGCGTCCAGCACCAGCCGCCATTGGGCGGGAGGCAACGCGGACGGCCTGGCGCCGTGCCGGGGAGAAAGCACCACGATCTCATGGGCGCCTACGCCGTTCATGCAATCATAAAAACCGTCGGGACGTGCGTCCACCTTCCCCTCCACCCGCAAGGCGGGGTAGAGGTTGGCAAACACGCGCACGGCCCAGTCTGAGCCGATCACGCCTTTTTTATGTTCGTCCCAGGCCAGGATGGCGGGGGGCGTCAAGTGCTCGTGTTCCGGACAGAACGGACAATGAGCAGGGTCGGTTTCTTCGGGGCGGGTGCGGTCCAGGTGATCGGGGCGGTCGCCCCGTTCCGGCGCGAAAATCACCCAGTCGCCGCTCAACAGATCCTGTCGCAGTTCCGGCATCTATTCCTCCACAAAGGCATCGGGCAGGTGGTTGATCTTCAGCCCGGATTCGGTTTCCAACACTGATATCACGTCAAAACGCACGGGGCGGTTCCACCGGCTGCGGCCGGAGCAGAAAACCCGCGCGGCCCGGATCAGGCGCGCCTGCTTGCGCGGGTCCACGAACTCCATGGGGTCACCCTGATGACTGCGGCGGCGGCTCTTGACTTCCACAAAGCAAATCCAGTCACCTTTTTCCGCCACCAGGTCCACTTCCACACCGGCCAGGCGCAGGTTACGCTCCAGCAGGCGGTACCCCCGGCGCTCCAGGTAGCGGGCCGCGGCCTCTTCACC from Candidatus Aminicenantes bacterium includes the following:
- a CDS encoding YraN family protein, with the protein product MTGLGRRGEEAAARYLERRGYRLLERNLRLAGVEVDLVAEKGDWICFVEVKSRRRSHQGDPMEFVDPRKQARLIRAARVFCSGRSRWNRPVRFDVISVLETESGLKINHLPDAFVEE